A stretch of Clostridium sp. BJN0001 DNA encodes these proteins:
- a CDS encoding transporter substrate-binding domain-containing protein → MKVKGIKKIISLSLCIICAFGMVGCGTSGEKTSSSSSSASESSSLLSQIKSKGKIVVGTSSGTGYVPYTFTDPKTNKIVGIDIELANAIAKEIGVDLEIQDMTFSAVLASIPTNKIDIAIAGICETEERKKSVDFSDIYLNSEQKILIRKEDKDKLKTLNDFKGKSVGAQKATSQEKLANSEITDANVLAIEKVPDVILELKNKKIDGLVIEGVVAQQYMLVNDDLTLSDAEFKDKLKPTAMAFSKGNDDFKEIVNKVIKENMDNGNIDKWIKQYSELAANNAKGK, encoded by the coding sequence ATGAAAGTAAAAGGAATTAAAAAAATTATCTCATTGTCACTTTGCATTATATGTGCATTTGGTATGGTTGGTTGTGGTACATCAGGGGAGAAGACGTCATCGTCATCTTCTTCAGCATCAGAAAGTTCAAGCCTTTTAAGTCAGATTAAATCAAAAGGTAAGATAGTTGTAGGTACTTCATCAGGTACAGGATATGTTCCATATACATTCACAGATCCTAAAACAAATAAGATTGTAGGTATTGATATTGAACTTGCAAATGCTATTGCAAAAGAAATAGGAGTTGATCTTGAAATTCAGGACATGACTTTTAGTGCAGTATTAGCTTCGATACCAACAAATAAGATTGATATTGCAATTGCTGGAATATGTGAAACAGAAGAGAGAAAGAAATCGGTTGATTTCTCAGATATATATTTAAATTCAGAACAGAAAATTCTAATAAGAAAAGAAGATAAAGATAAACTAAAAACACTTAATGATTTTAAAGGAAAAAGTGTTGGAGCACAGAAAGCAACAAGTCAAGAAAAACTTGCAAATTCTGAAATTACAGATGCAAATGTTTTAGCAATAGAAAAAGTTCCAGATGTTATTCTTGAACTTAAAAACAAGAAGATTGATGGTCTCGTAATTGAAGGTGTTGTTGCTCAGCAGTATATGCTTGTAAATGATGATTTAACATTAAGTGATGCTGAATTTAAGGATAAGTTAAAACCAACAGCTATGGCTTTTTCTAAAGGAAATGATGACTTTAAAGAAATTGTAAACAAAGTTATAAAAGAAAACATGGATAATGGAAATATAGATAAATGGATAAAACAATATAGTGAACTCGCAGCTAATAACGCTAAGGGTAAATAA
- a CDS encoding GntR family transcriptional regulator encodes MVSLGKIKKGATLKEQSYKIIKDAIMKNEIKSGEVLAEQQLAEKLSISRTPIREALNRLVYENIAKVNSNNSIVVADITTDEIEDITKVRTVLETLSITLLKGKMDDKKFEELNSLINEHIDALKNNYMEKVLECDFCFHVKLAEFTENKFLLSTIESANLIIRRFLILSGTLEKYSRLAAKEHEDVYKELKKGNYDIAQSKMNTHLTNVNKRMLNK; translated from the coding sequence ATGGTAAGTCTTGGGAAAATTAAAAAAGGAGCTACACTGAAAGAACAGTCATATAAGATAATAAAAGATGCAATTATGAAAAATGAAATTAAATCTGGAGAAGTACTTGCAGAACAGCAGCTTGCTGAAAAACTAAGCATAAGCAGAACACCTATAAGAGAAGCTTTAAATAGGCTTGTTTATGAAAATATAGCTAAGGTTAATTCAAATAACAGTATAGTTGTAGCAGATATTACAACAGATGAGATAGAAGATATTACAAAGGTAAGAACAGTATTAGAGACACTTTCAATAACTCTTCTTAAAGGAAAAATGGATGATAAAAAATTTGAAGAATTAAATAGCCTTATTAATGAGCATATTGATGCATTAAAAAATAATTATATGGAGAAAGTTCTTGAATGTGATTTCTGCTTTCATGTAAAGCTTGCAGAATTTACAGAAAATAAATTCTTACTTTCAACTATTGAATCAGCAAATCTTATTATAAGACGGTTTCTAATTTTATCAGGTACTCTTGAAAAATATTCAAGACTTGCCGCAAAAGAACATGAAGATGTTTATAAAGAGCTTAAAAAAGGAAATTATGATATTGCACAGAGTAAGATGAATACTCATCTTACAAATGTTAATAAAAGAATGTTAAATAAGTAG
- a CDS encoding M20/M25/M40 family metallo-hydrolase, with product MFDEILNLTKKLVSIKSVNGTSGEKDIGCFIEQYLRNIPYFKEHKDRVIVSGLKNDKLGRRNVIAVLIGEKEKSDKGILLHGHTDTVDVKDYHNLEKYAFSSDELMKKLHEIELPLEVKEDLESNDYLFGRGACDMKGGDAVFLVLLKNLSEKVKDLKGNIVVSFNPVEENLHTGMIESREVLEEISDKYKFKYIFAINNDYICPLYKNDTTRYVYTGSVGKILPCFYIMGKETHVGQCFEGVDASLIASEIVKKIDLNPEFSEKYNGEYTLPPSVLKIKDLKKEYNVQTSFDSFLYFNYFIHNKSIIEIMNTLKKATKESIAEVKSTINDRYKKYCMLSNTDYSEINFDSKVLSYEELLKMAEEKYDGNLEEYIDKETEKLLEENLDKREISLEIVKKLCSISQIKKVTVVIFFAAPYCPHNTLKSEEEKEEKLYKELSKVIDEFSKETNEKYKMCQFFPSLSDSSYLKIDDDYESIESLINNFPEYKKIYNLPLKEIKKFNVPGINFGCFGKDAHKWTERVYMPYSFNILPRLILKTLDYFLN from the coding sequence ATGTTTGATGAAATTTTAAATCTTACAAAAAAACTTGTAAGTATAAAAAGTGTTAATGGAACAAGTGGAGAAAAAGATATTGGATGTTTTATAGAGCAATATTTAAGAAACATACCTTATTTTAAAGAACATAAAGACAGAGTAATAGTATCTGGATTAAAAAATGATAAACTAGGTAGAAGAAATGTTATTGCAGTACTTATAGGAGAAAAAGAAAAATCAGATAAAGGTATTTTGCTTCATGGTCATACAGATACAGTAGATGTTAAAGATTATCATAATCTTGAGAAGTACGCATTTTCAAGCGATGAACTCATGAAAAAACTTCACGAGATTGAGCTTCCTTTAGAAGTAAAAGAAGATTTAGAATCTAATGATTACTTGTTTGGAAGAGGAGCTTGTGATATGAAAGGCGGAGACGCTGTATTCCTAGTTCTTTTAAAAAATCTTTCAGAAAAAGTTAAAGATTTAAAAGGAAATATAGTTGTATCATTTAATCCTGTTGAGGAAAATCTTCATACTGGAATGATAGAATCAAGAGAGGTTTTAGAAGAAATATCAGATAAGTACAAGTTTAAATATATATTTGCAATAAATAATGACTATATATGTCCATTATATAAAAATGATACAACAAGATATGTATACACAGGATCTGTTGGAAAAATATTACCATGTTTTTATATAATGGGAAAAGAAACTCATGTGGGACAGTGCTTTGAAGGTGTTGATGCATCTCTTATTGCATCTGAGATCGTAAAAAAGATAGATCTTAATCCAGAGTTTTCTGAAAAGTATAATGGAGAATATACACTTCCACCATCTGTTTTGAAAATAAAAGATTTAAAGAAAGAATATAATGTTCAGACTTCATTTGATAGTTTTTTATATTTTAATTATTTTATTCATAATAAATCAATAATTGAAATTATGAATACATTAAAAAAAGCAACAAAAGAATCTATAGCTGAAGTTAAATCAACTATAAATGATAGGTATAAAAAATATTGCATGCTTTCAAATACAGATTATAGTGAAATTAATTTTGATAGTAAGGTTTTATCATATGAAGAATTATTAAAAATGGCAGAAGAAAAATATGATGGAAATTTGGAAGAATATATAGATAAAGAAACAGAAAAACTTTTAGAAGAAAATTTGGATAAAAGAGAAATATCATTAGAAATTGTAAAAAAATTATGCAGTATTTCACAAATAAAAAAAGTTACAGTTGTAATATTTTTTGCAGCACCATATTGTCCACATAATACATTAAAGTCTGAAGAAGAAAAAGAAGAAAAACTTTATAAAGAATTAAGCAAAGTTATCGATGAATTTTCAAAAGAAACGAATGAAAAATATAAAATGTGTCAGTTCTTCCCAAGTTTAAGTGATAGCAGTTATCTTAAGATAGATGATGATTATGAATCTATTGAAAGTCTTATAAACAATTTCCCTGAATATAAAAAAATATATAATTTACCATTAAAAGAAATTAAAAAGTTTAATGTTCCTGGAATAAATTTTGGATGCTTTGGAAAAGACGCTCACAAATGGACTGAAAGAGTTTATATGCCTTATTCATTTAATATATTACCAAGACTAATTTTAAAAACATTAGATTATTTTTTGAATTAA
- a CDS encoding iron-containing alcohol dehydrogenase family protein — MKYSIKIPVNVFQESECIKNHKEIFKECGKKAFIVTGKHSARACGALNDIEEVLKIQDIEYEIFDEIENNPSLETVSRASDRAKKFGADFVIGIGGGSPLDASKAIAVIAAGNIEPIEIFKMEFKKALPIIAIPTTSGTGSEVTPYSVLLRKDLKTKVSFGNKYTFAKYALLDSKYTESLRIDTTIDTAIDAFTHSFEGYLSNRATPITDAFAIEGIKNFADSIKQLKSYYISEDIREKLMYASMIGGIVIAHTGVTIVHGMGYCYTYFKGIAHGKANGFLTKNYIDYIYDVKKEKIDNVLNILGCKDVLEFESLIEKLIGKAPKITDEEIEMYTSLTMLQTGSIKNTARELSKNDIKSLWASMNK, encoded by the coding sequence ATGAAATATTCAATTAAGATTCCTGTAAATGTATTTCAGGAATCGGAATGTATAAAAAATCATAAAGAAATATTTAAAGAATGTGGGAAAAAAGCATTTATTGTAACAGGAAAACATTCAGCTAGAGCCTGTGGAGCACTTAACGATATTGAGGAAGTTTTGAAAATTCAAGATATAGAATATGAAATTTTTGATGAAATAGAAAATAATCCTTCTTTAGAAACTGTTTCAAGAGCATCAGATAGGGCAAAGAAATTTGGAGCAGATTTTGTAATAGGAATAGGCGGAGGATCTCCACTTGATGCATCAAAAGCAATAGCAGTAATTGCAGCAGGCAATATAGAGCCTATTGAAATATTTAAGATGGAGTTTAAAAAAGCACTTCCAATAATTGCAATTCCAACAACATCAGGAACAGGAAGTGAAGTTACTCCATATAGTGTGCTCTTAAGAAAAGATTTAAAGACTAAAGTAAGCTTTGGAAACAAGTATACTTTTGCAAAATATGCGTTGCTTGATTCTAAGTATACAGAGTCTTTAAGGATAGATACAACAATAGATACAGCAATCGATGCCTTTACACATTCTTTTGAAGGATATTTAAGCAATCGTGCAACGCCTATTACAGATGCTTTTGCAATAGAGGGAATTAAAAATTTTGCAGATTCTATTAAGCAATTAAAATCTTATTATATAAGTGAAGATATAAGAGAAAAACTTATGTATGCATCTATGATAGGAGGAATAGTAATTGCACATACTGGTGTTACTATTGTTCATGGAATGGGCTATTGCTATACATATTTTAAAGGCATTGCTCATGGAAAAGCAAATGGATTTTTAACTAAAAATTATATTGACTATATATACGATGTTAAAAAAGAAAAAATTGATAATGTATTAAATATTTTAGGATGCAAAGACGTTCTTGAGTTTGAGTCTCTTATTGAAAAACTTATTGGCAAAGCACCTAAAATTACAGATGAAGAAATAGAAATGTATACATCTCTTACAATGCTTCAAACTGGGAGCATAAAAAATACAGCAAGAGAATTAAGTAAAAACGATATAAAATCACTATGGGCTAGTATGAATAAATAG
- a CDS encoding aspartate aminotransferase family protein, whose amino-acid sequence MESLYERCMKVMPPTAKRATTLGVIKGEGIYLYTDDGRKIIDFASGVAVCNIGHNHPKVVEAAKAQIDKLIHGGHNVVYYESYVKLAEKLVELTGSDTMAYFSNSGAEVNEGALKLAKFVTKRPAIISFKGGFHGRTLAAASITASSSQYRKNYEGMLPSVYFLEYPNLYRTPYEIKDGEDCPEQYFKQFDELFHDLVDPYSVAAIIMEPVQGEGGYIAAPKSFLEYVRKICTKYGIMLIFDEVQTGFGRTGKLFAWQNFNIKPDIFTCAKGIASGFPLGAIIAKKEIMEKWIPGAHGGTFGGNPVSCAASLATIDVLNDGAIENAAKMGEYLNKKLMKLKEKYTFIGDVRGIGLMQALEFVKDRDTKEPDMELTVKIKEKALEKGLLLLTCGTYKNVIRFIAPTIVKKEEMDEALKIFEETLMEIK is encoded by the coding sequence ATGGAAAGTCTATATGAAAGATGTATGAAAGTAATGCCTCCAACTGCTAAAAGAGCAACAACACTTGGAGTCATAAAAGGTGAAGGAATATATTTATATACAGATGATGGAAGAAAAATAATTGATTTTGCAAGTGGTGTTGCAGTATGCAACATAGGACATAATCATCCAAAAGTTGTAGAAGCTGCTAAAGCACAGATAGACAAGCTTATACATGGTGGACATAATGTAGTATATTATGAATCATATGTTAAACTTGCAGAAAAACTTGTAGAACTTACAGGATCTGATACAATGGCATATTTTAGTAATTCAGGCGCGGAAGTTAATGAAGGAGCTTTAAAACTTGCAAAGTTTGTAACTAAAAGACCTGCGATTATTTCTTTTAAAGGAGGATTTCATGGAAGAACTCTTGCAGCAGCATCTATAACAGCTTCAAGTTCACAATATAGAAAAAATTATGAGGGAATGCTCCCAAGTGTTTATTTTTTGGAATATCCTAATCTTTATCGTACACCATATGAGATTAAAGATGGGGAAGATTGTCCAGAACAATATTTTAAGCAATTTGATGAATTATTCCACGATCTTGTAGATCCATATTCAGTAGCAGCTATTATTATGGAACCTGTTCAAGGTGAGGGAGGATATATAGCTGCACCAAAAAGTTTTCTTGAGTATGTAAGAAAAATATGTACTAAATATGGTATAATGTTAATATTTGATGAAGTTCAGACTGGTTTTGGACGTACAGGAAAATTATTTGCATGGCAAAATTTTAATATAAAACCTGATATTTTTACATGTGCAAAAGGAATAGCTTCAGGCTTTCCATTAGGAGCTATAATTGCTAAAAAAGAAATTATGGAGAAATGGATACCTGGTGCACATGGTGGTACATTTGGAGGAAATCCTGTTTCTTGCGCAGCTTCTCTTGCAACTATTGATGTTCTTAACGATGGAGCAATTGAAAATGCAGCAAAGATGGGAGAATATCTTAATAAAAAGCTTATGAAACTTAAAGAAAAATATACATTTATAGGTGATGTAAGAGGAATTGGTCTTATGCAGGCTCTTGAATTTGTAAAAGATAGAGATACTAAAGAACCAGATATGGAACTTACGGTAAAAATTAAAGAAAAAGCACTTGAAAAAGGACTTTTACTTTTAACATGTGGAACTTATAAAAATGTAATAAGATTTATTGCACCTACAATTGTAAAGAAAGAAGAGATGGATGAAGCTCTTAAAATATTTGAGGAAACGTTAATGGAGATTAAGTAG
- a CDS encoding AEC family transporter: MESYKIVLSQVEIMFILIAVGFILVKKRLISKSSVSDISNILLYIVVPSLMIKAYGRENNKEESLYLIISFILAILFHIVAILISNIMIKKSKNVDYKIDRLAVVYSNCGFMAFPILSAISGDKGIFYGSAFVAVFNVFLWTHGIKIITEGSRFNLKKAVLNPGCIAVLLGIITYAFQIKYPVVINDSIDFFAGLNTPLAMIVVGSMLSDVKLKEFFNFKIMFVTFIRNLFAPAVFIALILLLKLINIKGSMIDVCIASILCASCPAAASITLVPSSFGIDAQHGAKIISFSTICSIVTLPVITAGIKILLK; encoded by the coding sequence ATGGAATCTTATAAAATAGTATTATCACAAGTTGAAATAATGTTTATTCTTATTGCTGTAGGCTTTATATTAGTTAAGAAAAGGCTAATATCAAAGTCTTCAGTTTCAGATATATCAAATATATTATTATATATTGTAGTTCCTTCGCTTATGATAAAAGCATATGGGAGGGAAAATAATAAAGAAGAATCATTATATCTTATAATATCATTTATTTTAGCAATACTTTTTCATATAGTAGCAATACTTATTTCAAATATAATGATAAAAAAATCTAAGAATGTAGATTATAAAATTGATAGGCTTGCAGTAGTTTATTCTAATTGTGGATTTATGGCTTTTCCAATTTTATCTGCAATTTCTGGAGATAAAGGAATATTTTACGGCTCAGCTTTTGTTGCTGTATTTAATGTGTTTTTATGGACACATGGTATAAAAATAATTACAGAAGGTAGTAGATTTAATTTAAAAAAAGCAGTATTAAATCCTGGATGTATAGCGGTTTTATTAGGAATTATAACATATGCTTTTCAAATAAAATATCCAGTAGTTATAAATGACTCTATTGACTTTTTTGCAGGTTTAAATACCCCGCTTGCAATGATAGTTGTAGGTTCTATGTTATCAGATGTAAAATTAAAAGAGTTTTTTAATTTTAAAATAATGTTTGTTACATTTATAAGAAATTTATTTGCACCAGCTGTATTTATAGCTTTAATATTGCTTCTTAAACTAATAAATATTAAAGGCAGCATGATAGATGTATGTATAGCATCAATTTTATGTGCATCATGTCCAGCAGCTGCTTCAATTACATTAGTACCATCATCTTTTGGAATAGATGCACAGCATGGTGCTAAAATAATTTCTTTTTCAACCATATGTTCAATTGTGACTCTTCCAGTCATAACAGCAGGGATAAAAATATTATTAAAATAA
- the abc-f gene encoding ribosomal protection-like ABC-F family protein has product MIVLSCKDISKSYGIDTILEDITFSINEGDKVGIIGANGEGKTTLFKIISKKISQDGGEVFIDRNKTLGYLSQHLNLDSENCIYDEMFLVFDDLIRIEKKISDLEVKMNEPYNEENAAFHEKVIKDYGTYQDLYQNRGGYTYKGEISRVLKGLGFSEEDFEKSIQTLSGGQKTRVALCKLLLLKPEILLLDEPTNHLDLDAIEWLEEYLKNYKGTVVAISHDRFFLDSVTNRTFQVINGHINLYNAPYTKSLELMKKEHDSKLKAFKHQQAEIKRQEEIIERFRSFNREKSIKRAESREKALDKIERIDAPDEEKDASKIKFEAQTQSGFDVLHIEDLSKSFSDKKLFSNLSFELKRGEKIALIGENGRGKTTLFKIIMDKIKPDSGVKVLGKNVSVGYYDQEQSDLHLDKTIIDEVWDDFPDMVTREVRNALAAFLFFGDDVFKTIDKLSGGERCRINLLKLMLSKPNLLLLDEPTNHLDIPSREALEDAILSYNGSLIVISHDRYFLNKVIHKILELKENGVSEYLGNYSYYMEKKKNPNRYDTYEEIKSGKTKTQINEEKKKKRAIKNQEKERKKELNDIETNIAVNEENLKKLEEDLCKEEVYSNPAESERVNKEIKTLQDKIDSLYEKWEEMQE; this is encoded by the coding sequence ATGATTGTTTTAAGTTGCAAAGATATCAGCAAAAGTTATGGTATCGATACGATATTAGAAGATATAACATTTTCTATAAATGAAGGCGATAAAGTAGGAATAATAGGTGCAAATGGTGAAGGTAAAACTACACTTTTTAAAATAATTTCAAAAAAGATAAGTCAAGACGGTGGTGAAGTATTCATAGATAGAAATAAAACTCTTGGATATTTATCACAGCATTTAAACCTTGATTCTGAAAATTGTATTTATGATGAAATGTTTCTTGTATTCGATGATCTTATAAGAATTGAAAAGAAAATATCAGATCTTGAAGTTAAAATGAATGAACCATACAATGAAGAAAATGCTGCTTTTCATGAAAAAGTAATAAAAGATTATGGTACATATCAAGATCTTTATCAAAACAGAGGCGGCTATACATATAAAGGAGAAATTTCACGTGTTCTTAAAGGACTTGGTTTTTCTGAAGAAGATTTTGAAAAATCAATACAGACATTAAGTGGTGGTCAAAAAACAAGAGTTGCTTTATGTAAACTTCTTTTATTAAAGCCAGAAATTCTTCTTTTAGATGAGCCTACAAACCACTTAGATCTTGATGCGATAGAATGGCTTGAAGAATATCTTAAAAACTACAAAGGAACTGTTGTTGCTATATCCCATGACAGATTTTTCCTTGATTCTGTAACAAATAGAACATTTCAAGTTATAAATGGACATATTAATTTATATAATGCTCCATATACAAAATCACTTGAACTTATGAAAAAAGAGCATGATTCAAAATTAAAAGCATTTAAACATCAGCAAGCTGAAATCAAAAGACAGGAAGAAATCATCGAAAGATTTAGATCTTTTAATAGAGAAAAAAGTATAAAAAGAGCTGAAAGCAGAGAGAAAGCTTTAGACAAAATAGAAAGAATAGATGCACCTGATGAAGAAAAAGATGCATCTAAAATAAAATTTGAAGCACAGACTCAGAGCGGATTTGATGTACTTCATATAGAAGATCTTTCAAAAAGTTTTTCAGATAAAAAGCTCTTCTCTAATCTATCTTTTGAATTAAAACGTGGCGAGAAAATTGCACTTATCGGAGAAAATGGAAGAGGAAAAACTACTTTATTTAAAATAATAATGGATAAAATAAAGCCTGACTCTGGAGTAAAAGTTTTAGGGAAAAATGTATCTGTAGGCTACTACGATCAGGAGCAATCAGATCTTCATCTTGATAAGACAATAATCGATGAAGTGTGGGATGACTTCCCTGACATGGTTACACGTGAAGTTAGAAATGCACTTGCTGCATTCTTATTTTTCGGCGATGATGTCTTTAAAACAATAGATAAATTAAGTGGTGGTGAAAGATGCAGAATTAATCTTTTAAAGCTTATGCTTTCAAAACCAAATCTTCTTTTATTAGATGAGCCTACAAACCATCTTGATATTCCATCAAGAGAAGCTCTTGAAGATGCTATTTTATCATATAATGGTTCTCTTATCGTAATATCGCATGATAGATATTTCTTAAACAAAGTAATTCATAAAATCTTAGAACTTAAAGAAAACGGCGTTTCTGAATATCTAGGAAACTATTCATATTATATGGAAAAGAAAAAAAATCCTAACAGATATGATACTTACGAAGAGATAAAATCAGGTAAGACAAAAACACAAATAAACGAAGAAAAGAAAAAGAAAAGAGCTATTAAAAATCAAGAAAAAGAAAGAAAAAAAGAGCTTAATGATATTGAAACAAATATAGCAGTAAATGAAGAAAATCTTAAAAAACTTGAAGAAGACTTATGCAAAGAAGAAGTCTATTCAAACCCTGCTGAAAGTGAACGAGTAAATAAAGAAATAAAAACTCTACAGGATAAAATAGATAGTCTCTATGAAAAATGGGAAGAAATGCAGGAATAG
- a CDS encoding DUF4397 domain-containing protein, protein MLFREFNSNSNIRFLNALPSDFNVDIYANGKEIFNNLSFPKVTDYIEFTPGFYKFQLYKSSQFDSPLLTENISLLQNSVTTIVIAYEDDKVSFFLLDDTSLNKNPLLAHVRFMNFSKNAPILTLSLPDGITLFEDTSYLETTDYYPLSAGIYNFMVSSSNSSFVRYISDINLKKKDFITIYIVGLFNRMPRIGYVLLNDGNFII, encoded by the coding sequence ATGTTATTTAGAGAATTTAATTCAAACTCAAATATAAGATTTTTAAATGCTCTTCCATCTGATTTTAATGTTGATATATATGCAAACGGGAAAGAAATATTTAATAATCTTTCTTTCCCAAAAGTAACTGATTATATTGAATTTACTCCCGGTTTTTATAAATTTCAACTTTATAAAAGCAGTCAGTTTGATTCTCCTCTTCTTACTGAGAACATAAGTCTTCTGCAAAATTCAGTAACTACAATTGTAATTGCTTATGAAGATGATAAAGTTTCATTTTTCTTACTAGATGATACAAGCTTAAATAAAAATCCACTCCTTGCTCATGTAAGATTTATGAACTTTTCTAAAAATGCTCCAATTTTGACTTTATCGCTTCCTGATGGAATAACTTTATTTGAAGATACATCTTACCTTGAAACTACTGATTATTATCCTCTTTCAGCTGGAATATATAATTTTATGGTTTCATCTTCAAATAGCTCATTTGTAAGATATATATCTGATATAAATCTTAAAAAGAAAGATTTTATTACAATTTATATAGTCGGTCTTTTTAACAGAATGCCTAGAATTGGATATGTTCTTCTAAATGATGGCAATTTCATAATTTAA
- a CDS encoding IS110 family transposase, whose amino-acid sequence MSKFFNSPVVGIDVSADFSYAAILAPNGDVYKKSFKIKHDVSGFNYLVNEIKKVEEEFNMKTGIFMESTGVYHLSLFHYLNNNFDNTFVINPLVTKCNKNVDIRKVKNDKKDALSIANIGKFQNIKLSTPNDLDIFLLKNIVREYYKLTDTCSIYKKKLSADLRVIFPNYNTVFSDSTSNTSLEILSNYPTPKSIIDASKEDILKILVEKSKKGLTWSENIYSKLIAVAKEAATIGVPLSGLSVKISSSLALIKAFEEQIDNLLNEINTLIESSEFPESIRNNIELINSIPGIGRLTAITLIAEIGDINGFIKPKHLVAFFGIDSSINQSGKFQGDQCKISKRGTRIGRRALYAVALASIRRNRNGIPINKVLLEYYQVNLKGKKAKVALVAIMHKILNYIFAVLRDQTPFEQRDPKLHKQMFLENKHLHKVA is encoded by the coding sequence ATGTCTAAATTTTTTAATAGTCCTGTAGTTGGAATTGATGTTTCAGCTGATTTTTCATATGCTGCAATACTCGCACCTAATGGTGATGTTTATAAAAAATCATTTAAGATAAAGCATGACGTAAGCGGCTTCAATTACTTAGTTAATGAAATAAAAAAAGTGGAAGAAGAGTTTAACATGAAAACTGGCATTTTCATGGAGTCCACTGGTGTGTACCACTTATCTCTTTTCCACTATCTTAATAATAATTTTGATAACACATTTGTTATCAATCCACTCGTTACTAAGTGTAACAAAAATGTGGATATAAGAAAAGTGAAAAATGATAAAAAAGATGCTTTATCTATTGCGAACATAGGAAAATTTCAAAATATTAAGTTATCTACGCCAAATGATCTTGATATTTTTCTTTTGAAAAATATCGTGCGAGAATACTATAAGCTTACAGATACATGTTCTATTTATAAAAAGAAGTTATCTGCTGATTTGAGAGTTATCTTTCCAAATTACAATACTGTATTTTCAGATTCCACATCTAATACATCACTTGAAATTTTAAGTAACTATCCAACTCCAAAATCAATAATAGATGCCTCAAAAGAAGATATACTAAAAATTCTTGTTGAAAAATCTAAAAAAGGTTTAACTTGGTCTGAAAACATCTATTCAAAGTTAATTGCTGTTGCAAAAGAAGCTGCGACTATTGGCGTTCCGCTAAGCGGTTTGTCTGTTAAAATATCTAGTTCTTTGGCATTAATAAAAGCTTTTGAAGAACAAATAGATAACTTATTAAATGAAATCAACACACTGATTGAATCATCTGAATTTCCTGAATCTATCAGAAATAATATTGAATTAATAAATTCAATTCCAGGAATAGGACGCTTAACAGCTATTACTTTAATAGCTGAAATAGGTGATATTAACGGCTTTATTAAGCCTAAACATCTTGTAGCTTTCTTTGGTATAGACAGTTCTATTAATCAGTCTGGTAAATTTCAAGGTGACCAATGCAAAATATCCAAACGTGGAACTCGAATCGGTCGAAGAGCATTGTATGCTGTAGCTCTTGCCTCAATTAGGCGTAATCGTAATGGAATCCCTATAAACAAAGTTTTATTGGAATACTATCAAGTTAATCTAAAAGGCAAAAAAGCTAAAGTTGCTTTGGTTGCTATAATGCACAAAATATTGAATTATATTTTTGCTGTTCTTCGAGATCAAACGCCCTTTGAACAAAGAGATCCTAAACTACATAAACAAATGTTTTTAGAAAATAAGCATCTACATAAGGTAGCTTAA